CAGGTACTAAGATGTTTCAATTCCCTGAGTTTAGCCACTCCTTGCGGAGTTTATACGGTTTTGCCGTACAGAGTTTTCTCATTCGGAGATTCCCGGGTCAAAGCTTGCTTCCAGCTCACCGGGACATATCGCAGGTAACCACGTCCTTCATCGCCTGGTAGTGCCAAGGCATCCTTCGTACGCCCTTAAATACTTGACCATATTATGCTCCCTTCGACCCACGAAATTTGTTGCCAAATTTCCCTGTCGAAGATCTGTTATACGATCTTTTTGACACTTATTCTTTTCCTCATAAAGATACGATGGCTCGGCCATTCGGTCGGCGCTCGCGGGCATCGTGCCCGCGCCGACTGAACGACATCCTGTCGTATCAATGCGCGTTATTTTCTTAAATCTTCTTCAAAATTGTGTTGGATCAACAAGCAACGCTCGCGCGTCTCTTATTAATCCTCTACCCATATTCGTTGTCAAACTTCACTGGATCATCTCTATGATCCGGTGGTTTAGCTATGCTCGCCGTTAGGCGAGAGTACCTAAACAAGTAAGGTGAAGATAAGCTCTTCGACTTACTTGCTCAGGTTACGCTGTGGAGCATAACGGGAGCCGTCGCTTCGCGACGGGCCTTCGGCTGCGAACCGTTGACTCGCCTGCGGCGTGCGCCGTTCCGGCGGCTCCAGAATGCAAACCTGGCGCTCTCCCAGCTGTGCAGTGGCGTTTCTACGAAATGCCTTTGCTCTGTCTTCGGTGCTAATGCTCCGCGTTTTCAATGTAACTTTAAGTCTTTACTTAAAGTTTGTGGAGCATAACGGGATCGAACCGTTGACCTCCAGAATGCAAATCTGGCGCTCTCCCAGCTGAGCTAATGCCCCTTAATAGGTATCAGCTCCGTCATCGGTGCTAATATCCCATGTGCGCCTGGCTAGAGTTGAACTAGCGACCCCTCGCTTATCAAGCGAGTGCTCTAACCACTGAGCTACAAGCGCATTATTGCTTGAAACTCTTAGTTACAGTCTCATCGCCAGCGACCGCTCGCTTATCAAGCGAGTGCTCTAACCACTGTGAGCGTCTTCGCTCTCTGGAGCGAAATGCGCAGCATTTCGCGGAAGTGCTACAAGCCCTTCGGCTTATATCTTCGCAGCGATAGCAATCCGCACTAGGTGCTACAAGCTCTACTTTTCAAAGCCCTATGGCCTTCGATCTGTTCTTCAAAAGACGGATAATGTACCTTGAGTCCCAAGGGAAATTCTTGCGAATCTTCTTGGTTCAACTGGTTTCCTTTTAAGGAGGTGATCCAGCCGCACCTTCCGGTACGGCTACCTTGTTACGACTTCACCCCCCTCGCCGAATTTACCTTAGCGACCTGCCTCCTTGCGGTTGGCAACAGCCTCTTCGGGTACCTCCAACTCGGGTGGTGTGACGGGCGGTGTGTACAAGGCCCGGGAACGTATTCACCGCAACATGCTGATTTGCGATTACTAGCGATTCCGACTTCATGCAGTCGAGTTGCAGACTGCAATCTGAACTGAGACCGGCTTTGTGGGATTTGCTCCACCTCGCGGCATTGCGTCCCTCTGTACCGGCCATTGTAGCACGTGTGTAGCCCTGGATATAAGGGCCATGCTGATCTGACGTCATCCCCACCTTCCTCCGGTTTGTCACCGGCGGTTTCTTCAGAGTGCCCAACTTAATGATGGCAACAGAAGATAGGGGTTGCGCTCGTTGCGGGACTTAACCCAACATCTCACAACACGAGCTGACGACGACCATGCAACACCTGTGAATCTGCCCTTGCGGGAAGGGGTATCTCTACCCCAGTCAAATCCATGTCAAACCCAGGTAAGGTTTCTCGCGTATCGTCGAATTAAACCACATGCTCCACCGCTTGTGCGGGCCCCCGTCAATTTCTTTGAGTTTCACCCTTGCGAGCATACTCCCCAGGCGGTATACTTAATGCGTTAGCGACGTCACTGATGGCGTTGAAACCACCAACAACTAGTATACAACGTTTACGGTGCGGACTACCAGGGTATCTAATCCTGTTTGCTCCCCGCACTTTCGCTCATGAGTGTCAGTTACGATCCAGATAGCTGCCTTCGCCATTGGTGTTCCTCTCGATATCTACGCATTCCACCGCTACACCGAGAATTCCGCTATCCCCTATCGTACTCAAGTTCGCCAGTTTTGGAGGCTGACTCTGGGTTGAGCCCAGAGATTAAACCACCAACTTAACAAACCACCTGCGAGCCCTTTACGCCCAATAATTCCGAACAACGCTTGCCCCATACGTATTACCGCGGCTGCTGGCACGTAATTAGCCGGGGCTTCAGACTGGTACCGTCACTCTACGCCCTCAACGAACGTAGTTCTTCTTCCCAGTCTACCGAAGTTTACAACCCGAAAGCCTTCATCCTTCACGCGGCGTCGCTGCGTCAGGGTTGCCCCCATTGCGCAAGATTCTTAACTGCTGCCTCCCGTAGGAGTCTGGCCCGTGTCTCAGTGCCAGTGTGGCCGATCATCCTCTCAGACCGGCTATCCGTCGTAGCCTTGGTGAGCCATTACCTCACCAACAAGCTGATAGACCGCAGGCTCATCTCGAAGCGACTATTGCTAGCCCTTTAACATCTCTGTACTATGCGGTATTAGCCCCGGTTTCCCAAAGTTGTCCCGCTCTTCGAGGTAGATTCCTACGTGTTCCTCACCCGTCCGCCACTCCCTGTATTGCTACAGATCGTTCGACTTGCATGTTTAAGACGCGCCGCCAGCGTTCGTTCTGAGCCAGAATCAAACTCTCCATTATAGTTTAATCAAGGCATCGCAAGCGATGCCTTGATATAAAACGGTGTTTGATTGACCCTTTAAACTGTCGCTGGACAGTTTTTGTCATTCATCATTGTTTGCGCGCCAAGTGAATTGGCGCGACTTTTGCTCAAGGTTCTTAAAGAAATTTACGAAGTCCTTGCGTCTGTATTGCTACAGATTCAAGCTTCATAACAATTTTCTATCATTATCCGTCTGTCAAAGAACAGATCATTCAGCTGCGCCAAACGCGTCTGAAGGTTCGCTAGAGACGCCGTAGGCGTCGTTAGCGGAGAGCCAGTTTGTGAACGCTCAACAGAGCGTCAAACAATTAGACATTTTGAGGTCGAAAGATGCAAAAAAAGTGAGAAATCAGCCTATTGGCTGGGCCAAACTCTCTTAATTAGGGGATTTGACCGCGTGAAGAGATGCCGAGCCTCACTTTTTGTTGCCGGTGTGTTTAACTTATGATATCCTCCCTATTGATAGCACTCACAACACGAGAGTGCTATCAGCAAAAGGGCATAGCTGCATATGACAGACCGGCAAGGAGAAATACTACGCGCACTCGTCAAAGAGTACGTTGTGAGCGGCGAACCCGTGGGCTCGCAGATTCTTGTCGAAAAATTCGGCATGGCGTTTTCGCCGGCAACGGTGCGCAAAGAAATGTCGGTGCTCGAGCAGATGGGCCTCTTGAGCTCGCCCCACACTTCGGCCGGGCGCATACCTACCGACCGCGCATTTCAACTGTATCTCGCCGACCTCGTCAATCTGTTTGAAATTACGCTAAACCAGAAAACAGAACTTGAAGATCTCTACCGCTCGGCTGCGCTGCAACTTGACCAGCTGTTAAAGACAACTGCGCAGATGCTCGCGCAGACCTCAAACTTTGCCGGTATCGTGCTCGCGCCCAACAGCATCGGCTCGAGCATCAAGCGCATAGAACTTGTTTCAGTCATGGAAAGCCTGGTGCTGATGGTGATGATCAGCTCGTCGGGTGCCATCTATGAAAAGAAGATTAAACTCGAGCGACCTGTCAACCAGGAAGACCTCTATAAAATCAGCCGTTACCTCAACCAGAACCTCAAGGGTTTTGATCTGGGCGATGTGCAAGAGCGCGGGCTCGAGTTCTTGAGCGGCTCGCTCGCCGAACTCGGAGACCTGTCTGACATCGGCACCGCCGTCACGCAGGCTATTGTTTACAATCCTCCCGACCAGACGATACATATCGAGGGGGATTCAAACCTGCACCGAAAAATCTACGAACTGACGAATGATCGCCGCAAGGCCGAACGCGTTATTTCGCAGCTGCAAAATCAGGACTTTGTCGCCTCGGTTTTCGAGCGCATGAAGAATCTGCCGCAGGTCGGCTCTCAGGTCGGCCTCGAAATCGACGGCGAAATCTTGTCGGGCATCACGATTCTCGGTAAGGGCTACAGCCTCAGCGGCAAGAGCATTGGCGCGCTTGGCGTCATCGGTGCGAACCGCATGCCGTACGAACGTATCATACCTGCTCTCGATTACAGCTCGCAGATTCTCTCGAATGTGCTGAGCGAAAAAACCAACATTGAGCTGCAGGGCTCTGATCTGAAAGTCAATGAAATAGAAATCACTGCGCGCCGCGAATTGCCCTCAGCGAGCGCCGCACACAAAGAAGGCAAACGAACTACCAAGAGGCCCAAATGAGTGAAGAGACCATGAACAAAGACGGAAATAACGCCGGAGAATTCGCGAGCGAAGCCGATGAAATTGCGGCGCTGCAGAATGACGCTGCTGCATCCCACAACGATGACAAAAACAGCCCCGAAGCCCTGAAGAAGCAGATCGAGGCCCTCACTTCTGACCTGCAACGCGAACGCGCGGAGTTTACCAACTTTCGCAAGCGCGCAGTGCTCGAACGGGCTCAGCAATCGGCCCAGTCGAGCGCGCGGCTTCTGACCGATCTTCTGCCAGCCCTCGATGCGCTCGACCAGTTCTTTTCGGTTTATACGCCCAAAGCCGAGAGCGACACGGCGCTGAAGCCGATCGTCGACGGTGTGCAACTCGTGCAGAAGCAGATCGCGCGGGTCTTTACCGAAGCAGGCGTTGAAGAGTTCTCGCCCACCGGTGAAGAATTCGACCCCAACATGATGGAGGCGCTGAGCGTTCAGGAAACCGACGTCGAACGCGAGACGGTCGTGCAGGTATTTCAAAAGGGCTACCGCATCGAGGGCCGATTGATCAGACCGGCGCGCGTCGTCGTCGCAAAACCCAAACCTGCGGAGGCGCCATCACAGTAATCATAACAAGGCGAACGAAGCCCTCGCAGCAAAATGCGCGAGGGGCGACGCCTTACAGTATTAGATAAAGGAGAAACAAAATGGCTAAAGAAAAAATTATCGGAATCGATCTGGGTACCACGAACTCATGCGTCGCCGTGATGGAAGGCGGCGAAGCAGTCGTCATCGCAAACAGTGAAGGCGCACGCACGACGCCCTCGGTTGTGGCATTTACCGACAAAGGTGAAACGCTCACGGGCCAGGTCGCAAAAAACCAGATGGTGACAAACCCCGAAAACACGCTGCGCTCGGTGAAACGCTTCATCGGTCGTCGCTGGACAGAAGTTACTGACGAAATTCGCAAGGTCGCTTACGTCGTTAAAGAGGGCCCCGCGAAAGACGTGCTGATCAAGACGCGCGAAAAAGACTACCGCCCCGAAGAAGTTTCGGCCCGCGTGCTCACGAAAATGAAGCAAACGGCAGAAGAATATCTGGGCACCACAGTCACCAAGGCTGTCGTGACGGTTCCCGCGTACTTCAACGATGAACAGCGCCAGGCAACGAAAGATGCCGGCCGCATTGCGGGCCTCGACGTCGTGAGGATTATCAACGAACCTACAGCGGCCGCGCTCGCGTACGGCCTCGACCGTGACAAAAGCGGCGAAGTCATTGCGGTCTATGACCTCGGTGGCGGCACATTCGATATCTCGATTCTCGAGCTGGCAGACAATGTCTTTGAAGTTAAGGCAACCAACGGTGACACACACCTCGGTGGCGATGACTTCGACCAGGCGATTATCGACTGGATAGTCGCTGAGTTCAAAAAAGAGACAGCGATCGACGTCAGCAAAGACAAGATGGCGCTGCAACGCCTGCAAGAAGCAGCCGAAAAAGCGAAGATTGAACTTTCGAACAAAGAGACGGCTGACATCAATATTCCGTTCATCACGATGGATGCCTCGGGCCCGCGCCACCTCAATATGACGCTGACGCGAGCTAAATTTAACCAATTGACGCTCTCGCTGGTAGAACGCTCTGTCGAGCCGTGCCGCAAGGCGATCGCGGACTCTGGCTACAGCATCAACGAGATCAACAAGGTGGTTCTGGTAGGTGGTTCTACCCGAATTCCCGCGGTGCGTGAAAAAGTTAAAGAGATATTTGGTAAAGAACCGGATAAATCAGTTAACCCCGACGAAGCCGTTGCGATCGGCGCGGCAATTCAGGGCGGGGTGCTTGCAGGTGAAGTTACCGACGTTCTGCTGCTAGACGTTACCCCGCTCTCTCTCGGTATCGAGACGCTCGGCGGCGTGATGACGAAAATCATCACCCGCAACACAACGATTCCGACGAAGAAGTCAGAGGTGTTCTCGACAGCAGCCGACAACCAGACTGCCGTCGACATACACGTGCTGCAGGGTGAGCGCGAGCTCGCGAAAGACAACCGAACGCTCGGGCGTTTTCAGCTTTCAGAGATACCAGCGGCGCCGCGCGGTACCCCGCAGATTGAAGTCACCTTCGACATCGACGCGAACGGTATTGTGCACGTTTCGGCAAAAGACCTGAAAACGAACAAAGAGCAGAAGATCAAGATCGAAGCTTCAAGTTCGCTCTCAGAATCTGAAATCGAAAAGATGGTGAAAGATGCCGAGCTGAACGCTGAAGCAGACCGCAAGGCGAAAGAAGCGGCAACGGCATACAACGATCTCGACCATATCATCTACACCACCGAAAAGATGATCGCAGATGCACCGCAGCTCGATGCAGGCATCAAAGCCGAAGTCGAAGGTTCGGTGTCAAAGGCCAAAGAGGCGCTGATGTCACGCGACGCAGACAAGATGAAAGCCGCTGCGCAGACTCTGGGTGAAGTTGTGCAAAAGCACCAGGCGGCGTTCACTGTTCAGGGCAATGGCCCCGATG
The sequence above is a segment of the Turneriella parva DSM 21527 genome. Coding sequences within it:
- the hrcA gene encoding heat-inducible transcriptional repressor HrcA, with the translated sequence MTDRQGEILRALVKEYVVSGEPVGSQILVEKFGMAFSPATVRKEMSVLEQMGLLSSPHTSAGRIPTDRAFQLYLADLVNLFEITLNQKTELEDLYRSAALQLDQLLKTTAQMLAQTSNFAGIVLAPNSIGSSIKRIELVSVMESLVLMVMISSSGAIYEKKIKLERPVNQEDLYKISRYLNQNLKGFDLGDVQERGLEFLSGSLAELGDLSDIGTAVTQAIVYNPPDQTIHIEGDSNLHRKIYELTNDRRKAERVISQLQNQDFVASVFERMKNLPQVGSQVGLEIDGEILSGITILGKGYSLSGKSIGALGVIGANRMPYERIIPALDYSSQILSNVLSEKTNIELQGSDLKVNEIEITARRELPSASAAHKEGKRTTKRPK
- a CDS encoding nucleotide exchange factor GrpE, whose product is MSEETMNKDGNNAGEFASEADEIAALQNDAAASHNDDKNSPEALKKQIEALTSDLQRERAEFTNFRKRAVLERAQQSAQSSARLLTDLLPALDALDQFFSVYTPKAESDTALKPIVDGVQLVQKQIARVFTEAGVEEFSPTGEEFDPNMMEALSVQETDVERETVVQVFQKGYRIEGRLIRPARVVVAKPKPAEAPSQ
- the dnaK gene encoding molecular chaperone DnaK, with the protein product MAKEKIIGIDLGTTNSCVAVMEGGEAVVIANSEGARTTPSVVAFTDKGETLTGQVAKNQMVTNPENTLRSVKRFIGRRWTEVTDEIRKVAYVVKEGPAKDVLIKTREKDYRPEEVSARVLTKMKQTAEEYLGTTVTKAVVTVPAYFNDEQRQATKDAGRIAGLDVVRIINEPTAAALAYGLDRDKSGEVIAVYDLGGGTFDISILELADNVFEVKATNGDTHLGGDDFDQAIIDWIVAEFKKETAIDVSKDKMALQRLQEAAEKAKIELSNKETADINIPFITMDASGPRHLNMTLTRAKFNQLTLSLVERSVEPCRKAIADSGYSINEINKVVLVGGSTRIPAVREKVKEIFGKEPDKSVNPDEAVAIGAAIQGGVLAGEVTDVLLLDVTPLSLGIETLGGVMTKIITRNTTIPTKKSEVFSTAADNQTAVDIHVLQGERELAKDNRTLGRFQLSEIPAAPRGTPQIEVTFDIDANGIVHVSAKDLKTNKEQKIKIEASSSLSESEIEKMVKDAELNAEADRKAKEAATAYNDLDHIIYTTEKMIADAPQLDAGIKAEVEGSVSKAKEALMSRDADKMKAAAQTLGEVVQKHQAAFTVQGNGPDAGAEAAAGEAQAKGDEKVVDAEFTEIKDDKK